In one window of Methanosarcina vacuolata Z-761 DNA:
- the spt4 gene encoding transcription elongation factor subunit Spt4, with protein sequence MAEKVCRHCMRVLEGQNCPICGTSDLAEEWSGLVIILDPERSEIAKKLGVDIPDKFALKVR encoded by the coding sequence ATGGCAGAAAAAGTGTGTCGACACTGCATGAGAGTTCTGGAAGGACAAAACTGCCCTATATGTGGGACTTCGGACCTTGCAGAGGAATGGAGTGGGCTTGTAATTATTCTGGACCCTGAACGCTCAGAAATAGCAAAAAAGCTTGGGGTTGACATTCCTGATAAATTTGCTTTGAAGGTGCGCTGA
- a CDS encoding DUF63 family protein, with product MSFSIDNISQFINTYYLDPIRGDEGYNTVNTITWAIILGICIFGVFRLLEKLEVKITPRFIASVLPFVLAGSSLRVIEDSPAGIFHPPFSYLLITPNIYFLVFAITISCLWISIRMQKAGLVKDFHLTFAGFGLAWFFINLAVLLHFDNIVYPYVPVFVIVAGIGLTFIFYLIARHFKSSIFTNPLNLSILMAHLMDASSTYIGVDHLGYFEKHVVPTYLINLTGTALVMYPLKLIIFVGVLYVLDTQFEDDERSLNLKMLIKMVILILGLSPATRNTIRMMMGI from the coding sequence ATGAGTTTTTCAATAGATAATATCTCACAGTTTATTAATACCTATTATCTTGACCCCATAAGAGGTGATGAAGGGTATAATACTGTAAATACCATTACCTGGGCAATAATACTGGGTATTTGTATATTTGGGGTTTTCAGGCTGCTCGAAAAGCTTGAGGTAAAAATAACCCCTCGCTTTATTGCATCTGTCCTGCCTTTCGTACTTGCAGGGTCTTCTCTGCGTGTAATTGAAGATTCTCCTGCAGGTATCTTCCACCCGCCATTTAGCTATCTTCTCATAACTCCCAATATTTATTTCCTGGTTTTTGCGATAACCATAAGCTGCCTCTGGATTTCAATCCGCATGCAGAAAGCAGGGCTTGTAAAAGATTTTCATCTCACTTTTGCAGGCTTCGGACTCGCATGGTTTTTCATAAATCTCGCTGTCCTCCTCCATTTCGATAATATAGTATACCCTTACGTTCCCGTATTCGTAATCGTGGCAGGAATAGGTCTAACCTTTATTTTTTATCTTATTGCCCGTCATTTCAAGTCCTCAATATTCACCAATCCCCTGAACCTTTCTATCCTGATGGCTCACTTGATGGATGCTTCTTCGACATACATAGGAGTAGATCATCTTGGATACTTTGAAAAACATGTAGTGCCCACCTATCTTATTAACTTGACTGGCACCGCATTGGTTATGTATCCATTAAAGCTTATTATCTTTGTAGGGGTTCTTTATGTGCTTGACACTCAGTTTGAGGATGACGAGCGTTCCTTGAACTTAAAAATGCTAATAAAAATGGTCATTTTGATCCTTGGTCTCTCTCCTGCAACCCGGAACACGATCCGGATGATGATGGGAATTTGA
- a CDS encoding GTP-dependent dephospho-CoA kinase family protein gives MSVHIELPRELRPLMKKPLGILYRGKGRDTIEKFEGELGSPTKLISVGDVTTFHLLEVGIIPDICIVDNRTKRKPVSSDVSARNMDKVYSEVSVDNPAGIITDELIKTLCEAFAFEKPLRIFVRGEEDLATLPVILLAPLDSVVLYGQPDEGVVFVKVTEEKKGEIRTLFEKLISKNQNYELDKLRRILDGHKNS, from the coding sequence TTGAGTGTTCACATTGAGCTTCCAAGAGAGCTTCGTCCACTGATGAAGAAGCCCCTGGGTATACTTTACAGGGGCAAGGGCAGGGATACTATAGAGAAATTTGAAGGAGAGCTTGGAAGCCCCACAAAACTTATATCCGTAGGGGATGTTACTACCTTCCACCTGCTTGAGGTCGGGATTATTCCGGATATCTGTATTGTGGACAACCGTACCAAAAGAAAGCCGGTTTCCAGTGATGTCTCAGCCCGGAATATGGACAAGGTATATAGTGAAGTATCTGTGGACAACCCTGCAGGAATTATTACTGATGAGTTAATTAAAACTCTTTGTGAGGCGTTTGCTTTCGAAAAGCCTCTCAGGATCTTTGTAAGGGGAGAAGAGGATCTGGCAACTCTTCCTGTAATCCTTCTGGCTCCTCTGGACTCTGTAGTCCTGTACGGACAGCCCGATGAAGGCGTGGTCTTTGTAAAGGTCACTGAGGAGAAAAAAGGGGAGATAAGAACTCTCTTTGAGAAACTCATCAGCAAAAATCAGAATTATGAATTGGATAAGCTACGGAGAATTTTAGATGGACATAAGAATTCTTAA
- a CDS encoding 30S ribosomal protein S24e: protein MDIRILKDKNNALLNRRELDFIVKYEGSTPSRNDVRNKLAAMLNAPLELLVVQRIKTEYGMQEGKGYAKLYENADRMKEVELEYVLKRNTAPGTETEGEEA, encoded by the coding sequence ATGGACATAAGAATTCTTAAAGACAAGAATAATGCACTTTTAAACCGAAGGGAACTGGATTTCATTGTGAAATATGAAGGTTCGACTCCTTCCAGAAATGACGTCAGGAATAAACTCGCTGCAATGCTGAACGCCCCTCTTGAACTGTTGGTAGTCCAGAGAATCAAAACCGAGTACGGAATGCAGGAAGGCAAAGGATATGCCAAACTCTACGAAAATGCTGACCGCATGAAGGAAGTAGAACTGGAATACGTCCTGAAGAGAAACACTGCCCCAGGAACGGAAACTGAGGGAGAAGAGGCTTAA
- a CDS encoding 30S ribosomal protein S27ae, with translation MAVKDYYKVQGDSVTRIKQFCPRCGPGTFLADHKNRLACGKCGYTEFKK, from the coding sequence ATGGCAGTAAAAGATTACTATAAAGTCCAGGGCGACTCCGTAACCAGAATCAAACAGTTCTGTCCCAGATGCGGACCGGGTACATTCCTTGCCGATCACAAGAACCGCCTCGCCTGCGGGAAGTGCGGCTATACCGAATTCAAGAAGTAA
- a CDS encoding formate--phosphoribosylaminoimidazolecarboxamide ligase family protein, producing MIDRNEIKEIVEGYYTHADKIKVGTIGSHSGLDICDGAVEEEFRTLAVCQAGREKTYSEYFRAQRDLSGKVMRGIVDEAVVFKKYNEILLPENQQKLVDENVLFVPNRSFTSYCSIDEIEENFRVPLVGSRNLLRSEERSEQQSYYWILEKAGLPFPEKIESPKDINELVMVKLPHAVKKLERGFFTASSYREYTEKSEALIKQGVITREALENARIERYIIGPVFNLDMFYSPIEPKMSKLELLGIDWRFETSLDGHVRLPAPQQMSLAESQLTPEYTVCGHNSATLRESLLEKVFQMGEKYVKATQEHYSPGIIGPFCLQTCVDKDLNFYIYDVAPRVGGGTNVHMSLGHSYGNSLWRRPMSTGRRLAFEIRRALELEKLDAIVT from the coding sequence ATGATTGACAGGAACGAAATTAAGGAAATCGTTGAAGGCTACTATACCCACGCTGATAAGATAAAAGTCGGAACTATAGGCTCTCACTCAGGACTCGACATCTGTGATGGGGCAGTTGAAGAGGAGTTCAGGACTCTTGCTGTATGTCAGGCTGGCAGGGAGAAAACATACAGCGAATACTTCAGGGCTCAGAGAGACCTTTCTGGAAAAGTAATGAGGGGGATTGTTGACGAGGCCGTTGTTTTCAAAAAATACAACGAAATTCTCCTGCCTGAAAACCAGCAGAAACTGGTTGATGAAAATGTGCTTTTTGTCCCAAACAGATCCTTTACTTCATACTGCAGTATAGATGAGATTGAAGAGAACTTCAGAGTGCCTCTTGTGGGAAGCAGGAACCTTCTCCGAAGCGAGGAACGCAGTGAGCAGCAGAGCTATTACTGGATTCTGGAAAAAGCAGGGCTTCCTTTTCCGGAAAAAATCGAGTCTCCAAAGGATATTAATGAGCTTGTAATGGTCAAGCTCCCGCATGCAGTAAAAAAACTCGAACGGGGATTCTTTACCGCTTCAAGTTACAGAGAATATACGGAGAAATCCGAGGCTCTAATTAAGCAGGGAGTTATCACACGTGAGGCCCTTGAGAATGCAAGGATAGAGCGTTATATCATAGGTCCTGTGTTCAACCTTGATATGTTTTATTCCCCAATCGAGCCGAAAATGAGCAAGCTGGAGCTCCTTGGGATTGACTGGCGCTTTGAGACCAGCCTTGACGGGCATGTAAGGCTTCCTGCCCCGCAGCAAATGTCCCTGGCAGAAAGCCAGTTAACTCCTGAATACACGGTGTGCGGGCATAACTCTGCAACTCTGCGCGAGTCTCTCCTTGAGAAAGTCTTTCAAATGGGAGAAAAATATGTAAAAGCTACACAGGAACATTATTCTCCTGGAATTATAGGGCCTTTCTGCCTGCAGACCTGCGTTGATAAGGATCTTAACTTCTATATTTATGATGTGGCCCCAAGAGTAGGCGGCGGGACCAACGTTCATATGTCATTAGGTCATTCTTACGGCAACTCGCTCTGGAGAAGACCAATGAGTACAGGAAGAAGACTGGCCTTTGAGATCAGGCGTGCCCTCGAACTGGAGAAGCTTGACGCTATCGTCACATAA
- a CDS encoding stage II sporulation protein M has product MEREDDYNSDERKTGVQTAGTPEGEMGNRGYAAEEKGFFPGSSAVEAWHDSRKDPKKGFTEYLRFIWPYALLMAFIFFVFLGVGYYSAASFPSMAETLRESFSSRFASIMTLNPLFIMFTIFLNNAFLSLLFLVLGLALGILPVIFIAFNGYVVGVIVYLIAQERGMFFILLGLLPHGILELPMVFLSAGIGLRLGYQVFSALIGRPTQIKSEFKEGLTFYFHWILPLLLVAAIIETFITPVILRSI; this is encoded by the coding sequence ATGGAAAGAGAGGACGATTATAATTCAGATGAGAGAAAAACAGGAGTACAGACTGCAGGAACTCCTGAAGGAGAGATGGGAAACAGGGGATATGCTGCAGAAGAGAAAGGTTTCTTTCCCGGAAGCAGCGCGGTCGAAGCCTGGCACGATAGCAGAAAAGACCCAAAAAAAGGGTTTACAGAATATCTGCGATTTATCTGGCCTTATGCACTTCTTATGGCCTTTATATTTTTTGTATTTTTAGGTGTAGGCTATTATTCAGCTGCAAGTTTTCCTTCTATGGCTGAGACTCTCAGAGAAAGTTTTAGCTCCCGCTTTGCGTCAATCATGACACTGAACCCTCTTTTCATAATGTTTACAATTTTTCTTAATAATGCATTTTTAAGCCTGCTTTTTCTGGTGCTCGGGCTGGCTCTGGGAATTCTTCCGGTAATTTTTATAGCCTTTAATGGATATGTTGTGGGGGTTATCGTTTATCTTATAGCTCAGGAAAGAGGAATGTTCTTTATTTTGCTTGGTCTTCTTCCCCATGGGATACTGGAACTGCCTATGGTCTTCCTTTCTGCAGGAATAGGACTTCGGCTCGGATACCAGGTATTTTCTGCCCTTATAGGTAGACCTACCCAGATAAAAAGTGAATTTAAAGAGGGGCTTACGTTTTATTTCCACTGGATCTTGCCTCTTCTTCTGGTTGCAGCCATAATTGAGACTTTTATTACACCTGTTATCCTCAGGTCGATTTAA
- a CDS encoding DNA-binding protein: MKVIIDTNGFMIPVQFGVDIFEELKRLGFDEFFVPEAVVFEIEKLIKRERGSDRTAAKVARSMMDRCERITPAVGPADDVILRLAKEMEAAVLTNDIGLKRRLAEKGIQTISLRQKNKLDFV, encoded by the coding sequence TTGAAAGTTATAATTGATACTAATGGGTTCATGATCCCGGTCCAGTTCGGAGTGGATATTTTCGAAGAACTGAAAAGGCTGGGATTTGACGAATTTTTTGTTCCTGAGGCTGTAGTATTCGAGATAGAAAAACTCATAAAGCGGGAAAGAGGTTCGGACAGAACAGCTGCAAAGGTTGCCAGGTCCATGATGGACAGGTGCGAGCGTATAACTCCTGCTGTAGGTCCTGCAGATGATGTAATTCTAAGGCTGGCAAAGGAAATGGAGGCAGCGGTTCTGACAAATGATATCGGGTTAAAGCGCAGGCTTGCCGAAAAAGGAATCCAGACCATATCCCTTAGACAGAAAAATAAACTGGACTTTGTCTGA
- a CDS encoding NAD(P)-dependent glycerol-1-phosphate dehydrogenase, translating into MKLTINKNSAKWMQLPRDVLVGHGVLEEIGDVCRDLKLKGNALIVTGSTTKNIAGKRVGNLLESAGCCSAETVLTCKATKEEVEKVMEKALEVEATFLLGVGSGRSIDLAKLASTRLELPFISVPTAASHDGIASSRASIVDNGISTSAQAQAPIAVIADTEIISAAPFRFLAAGCGDIISNYTAVLDWEFASRLRNEYFGAYAAALSRMAARVIIDCADSIKPEHETSARLVVKALVSNGVAMSIAGSSRPASGSEHMFSHALDKIAPKPALHGEQCGVGTIMMMYLHGGNWQEIREALKKIGAPVTAEELGIEDKYIIEALLHAHSIRPERYTILGSGLNPSAAEKVARITKVIN; encoded by the coding sequence ATGAAATTGACCATTAACAAAAACAGCGCAAAATGGATGCAGCTTCCAAGAGATGTGCTTGTCGGGCATGGCGTGCTTGAGGAAATTGGAGATGTCTGCAGGGACCTGAAACTGAAAGGAAATGCGCTGATCGTAACCGGAAGTACTACAAAGAATATTGCAGGCAAGAGAGTCGGTAACCTCCTTGAGAGTGCGGGTTGTTGTAGTGCGGAAACGGTTCTGACGTGCAAAGCTACTAAGGAAGAGGTCGAAAAAGTTATGGAAAAGGCCCTTGAAGTAGAGGCTACTTTTCTCCTTGGGGTTGGGAGCGGCAGGTCTATCGACCTTGCAAAACTTGCTTCGACCCGACTTGAACTTCCTTTTATTAGCGTGCCGACGGCAGCTTCCCACGATGGCATCGCATCTTCCCGTGCCTCAATTGTGGATAATGGGATAAGTACGTCTGCACAGGCCCAGGCTCCTATTGCCGTTATTGCAGATACTGAGATTATTTCAGCAGCCCCTTTCCGCTTTCTTGCGGCTGGCTGTGGAGACATAATTTCCAATTATACAGCAGTGCTGGACTGGGAATTTGCAAGCAGACTCAGGAATGAATATTTTGGGGCATATGCTGCAGCACTTTCCCGTATGGCTGCCCGAGTTATTATTGATTGTGCGGATTCGATTAAGCCTGAGCACGAGACCTCGGCAAGGCTTGTGGTAAAAGCTCTTGTATCGAACGGGGTTGCGATGAGTATCGCAGGCTCTTCAAGACCTGCTTCAGGCTCGGAACATATGTTTAGCCATGCACTTGACAAGATAGCTCCAAAACCCGCGCTCCACGGAGAACAATGTGGAGTAGGGACAATTATGATGATGTACCTCCACGGAGGAAACTGGCAGGAAATAAGGGAAGCCTTAAAAAAGATAGGGGCTCCTGTAACTGCCGAAGAACTGGGTATAGAAGATAAGTATATAATTGAAGCCCTGTTACATGCACACAGCATTCGCCCTGAGCGTTATACAATTCTCGGTAGTGGCCTTAATCCCTCCGCGGCTGAGAAAGTTGCAAGAATCACAAAGGTCATAAATTGA
- a CDS encoding DNA-directed RNA polymerase, with product MYKMMKLVDTVRIPPTLLGEEVTQTVKNALREKLEGQVDKKLGSLVAICKIVEIGEGHILVGDGAVYYDVTFEAIMFVPELQEIIEGEVVEAVGFGVFVGMGPMDGLLHVSQITDDFISYDAKNARLVTKNGGKSIAEGDHVRARVVAVSINEREPKESKIGLTMRQTALGKLQWLEEARIKKQSNEAVPEGTV from the coding sequence ATGTATAAAATGATGAAGCTCGTTGATACGGTCCGTATCCCTCCGACCCTTTTAGGGGAAGAGGTGACGCAAACTGTTAAAAACGCGTTAAGAGAAAAACTCGAGGGGCAGGTTGACAAAAAACTTGGTTCTCTCGTTGCTATTTGCAAGATAGTCGAGATAGGGGAAGGGCATATCCTCGTAGGAGATGGGGCAGTATATTACGATGTTACATTCGAGGCAATAATGTTCGTGCCTGAGCTCCAGGAGATTATTGAGGGCGAAGTTGTTGAAGCTGTTGGTTTTGGAGTTTTCGTAGGGATGGGACCAATGGACGGCTTACTTCACGTCAGCCAGATTACTGATGATTTTATTTCATACGACGCCAAAAATGCAAGGCTTGTGACAAAGAACGGAGGCAAATCCATTGCTGAAGGTGACCATGTAAGGGCCAGGGTTGTCGCTGTAAGCATCAACGAGAGAGAGCCTAAAGAGAGTAAAATAGGCCTTACTATGCGTCAGACTGCTCTTGGAAAGTTGCAGTGGCTTGAGGAAGCCCGTATAAAGAAACAGTCCAATGAAGCTGTTCCTGAAGGAACTGTCTGA
- a CDS encoding UPF0179 family protein gives MTESDTKITLIGSRLAREGLEFIFKGEMPECKKCRLKNTCLNLEPGRRYRVERIRNKDIHECFLHDSGVLAVDVSKAPILTTLESRKAVDGARIMYEPPKCGKRECEIYETCHPEGLVKGDKCKIVEVLENLDSKCEANYSLKKVKLSW, from the coding sequence ATGACAGAAAGCGATACCAAAATAACACTTATCGGATCACGGCTTGCAAGGGAAGGGCTGGAATTCATATTTAAAGGTGAGATGCCTGAATGTAAGAAATGCCGGCTGAAAAATACCTGTCTTAACCTCGAACCCGGGCGCAGGTACAGAGTCGAAAGAATAAGGAACAAAGATATCCATGAATGTTTCCTGCATGATAGCGGCGTGCTTGCCGTCGATGTGAGCAAGGCACCTATCCTGACTACGTTGGAATCAAGAAAAGCAGTCGACGGGGCAAGAATCATGTATGAGCCTCCAAAATGTGGCAAGAGAGAATGCGAGATTTATGAGACCTGCCACCCCGAGGGACTCGTAAAAGGCGATAAATGCAAAATTGTAGAGGTCCTCGAAAACCTTGATTCCAAGTGTGAAGCCAACTATTCCCTGAAAAAAGTGAAATTATCCTGGTGA
- a CDS encoding translation initiation factor IF-2 subunit gamma: MSQPCVNIGMVGHVDHGKTTLVKALSGVWTDTHSEEVKRGISIRLGYADSLFMKCPKCPSPQCYTVEKTCPNCGEKTEEHRTVSFVDAPGHETLMATMLSGAAIMDGAVLVIAANEDCPQPQTKEHLMALDIIGIKNIVIVQNKIDLVSRERLLENYRQIKEFVKGTVAENAPVIPISAQQNINIDILIDALETVIPTPVHKVDKPASMLIARSFDINKPGASIEEMRGGVIGGTLTEGVLHPGDELEIRPGIKVTTEGATRWIPILTTISSIFAGATKVEEATPGGLLAVGTYLDPTLTKGDSLTGQIAGAPGTLPETRHQFVMELHLLERVVGVTREEKINEIKTSEPLMLNIGTATTVGVVTSARKNEAQVALKRPISAAIGSRVAISRRIDSRWRLIGVGVIKS; this comes from the coding sequence TTGAGTCAGCCTTGTGTTAATATCGGCATGGTAGGACATGTCGACCATGGAAAAACCACACTTGTTAAAGCCTTATCAGGCGTTTGGACAGATACACATAGTGAGGAAGTAAAAAGAGGGATTTCTATCAGACTGGGGTATGCAGACTCCCTGTTCATGAAATGTCCCAAATGCCCTTCTCCTCAATGTTATACTGTAGAAAAGACCTGCCCTAACTGTGGAGAAAAGACGGAAGAACACAGGACAGTGTCTTTTGTAGACGCTCCTGGACACGAAACCCTGATGGCTACCATGCTATCAGGTGCTGCTATTATGGATGGGGCAGTACTGGTAATTGCAGCAAACGAAGACTGCCCGCAGCCCCAGACAAAAGAACACCTTATGGCCCTGGATATTATAGGGATTAAGAATATTGTTATAGTGCAAAATAAGATTGACCTTGTATCCAGAGAACGCCTTCTTGAGAACTATCGTCAGATAAAGGAATTTGTTAAAGGCACGGTTGCAGAGAATGCACCTGTAATCCCGATCTCGGCTCAGCAGAATATCAACATCGATATCCTTATTGATGCTCTGGAAACCGTGATCCCGACTCCTGTCCACAAAGTAGACAAGCCTGCCAGCATGTTGATTGCCCGTTCTTTTGATATTAACAAGCCAGGAGCTTCAATTGAAGAAATGCGTGGGGGAGTTATCGGAGGAACTCTGACTGAAGGAGTCCTTCACCCCGGAGACGAGCTGGAAATAAGGCCAGGAATCAAGGTTACAACCGAAGGCGCCACAAGATGGATTCCGATTTTGACAACGATTTCGTCTATCTTTGCAGGCGCAACAAAGGTAGAAGAAGCAACTCCCGGAGGCCTTCTGGCTGTCGGAACTTATCTTGACCCTACACTGACAAAAGGCGACTCTTTAACAGGACAGATTGCAGGCGCACCTGGTACTCTTCCTGAGACCAGACATCAGTTCGTCATGGAATTACACCTGCTAGAGAGAGTAGTGGGAGTTACAAGAGAAGAAAAAATCAATGAAATCAAAACCAGCGAACCCCTTATGCTCAATATAGGAACAGCAACCACAGTTGGTGTGGTTACAAGTGCCAGGAAAAATGAAGCGCAGGTGGCCCTTAAACGTCCGATTAGCGCAGCCATCGGGTCAAGGGTTGCTATCAGCAGGAGAATCGACTCTCGCTGGCGGCTTATTGGAGTAGGGGTAATTAAGAGTTGA
- a CDS encoding DUF2150 family protein codes for MPEQGMNQVPPYEFYTQKRWENWLGRARESGFQIKESEDESGKESAIFVNMVDDVILACLKVVARFDKGMLSRETALEILAEIRDIVLSDVEPISEDINLMIDSVQTSLMGALIAFECYVMGDYDEGANIAELVKSAIEAESSDNLEIALDYTAQCGALVLKGKSLPEEVMADLPYGIVAEWLDGIDSISAAMVGSDSYKEFDEEDEEDIA; via the coding sequence GTGCCTGAACAAGGAATGAACCAGGTCCCCCCCTATGAATTTTATACCCAAAAGCGCTGGGAAAACTGGCTCGGACGGGCAAGAGAGAGCGGTTTCCAGATTAAAGAGTCGGAAGATGAATCTGGAAAAGAAAGTGCAATATTCGTAAATATGGTTGATGATGTGATTCTGGCCTGCCTGAAAGTAGTTGCACGCTTTGATAAGGGTATGCTCTCCAGAGAAACAGCTCTGGAAATCCTGGCTGAGATCCGGGACATTGTACTTTCCGATGTCGAGCCAATTTCAGAAGATATCAACCTTATGATCGACTCTGTCCAGACCTCTCTGATGGGGGCTCTTATCGCCTTCGAATGCTACGTTATGGGCGACTATGATGAGGGAGCCAATATTGCAGAGCTTGTAAAATCAGCCATTGAGGCAGAATCCTCTGACAATCTTGAGATTGCTCTTGACTATACTGCACAATGCGGTGCACTCGTACTGAAAGGAAAAAGCCTGCCTGAAGAGGTTATGGCCGATCTTCCCTACGGCATTGTCGCAGAATGGCTTGATGGAATTGACTCCATCTCGGCTGCAATGGTAGGAAGCGATAGCTACAAGGAATTTGATGAAGAGGATGAAGAGGATATAGCCTAA
- a CDS encoding glycosyltransferase family 4 protein: MKKIRIGIFTWESLYSIRVGGISPHVSELSDALAAEGHEVHLFTRGHENKDEVINGVYYHKIACDQNGGIVEQMNHMCDGMYCRFLEVRESAGEFDVLHGHDWHPVNVLCRIKTQFGLPFVMTFHSTEWGRNGNRHGDWWEAKEISHREWLGGYESSEIIITSTILREEIKHIYKIPDYKLWEVPNGINVGKIKRQIDPGDVKRHYGIHPCLPVVLFTGRMSYQKGPDLLVEAAAKVLKKRNAQFVLIGEGEMRSQCENQANRLGIGNSCNFLGYAPDNTVIDWFNACDLVCVPSRNEPFGIVVLEAWDAMKPVVASDAVALVENFRTGVIAHKEPSSIAWGLNYVLEGLGHNRMGEKGYDLLKKRYNWKTIAEKTLEVYKKVIEKHETEAEKVI, translated from the coding sequence ATGAAAAAGATTCGAATAGGAATATTTACCTGGGAAAGTTTGTATTCGATACGTGTAGGGGGGATCTCACCCCATGTGTCCGAGCTCTCTGATGCTCTTGCGGCAGAGGGGCATGAGGTCCACCTGTTTACACGAGGCCATGAAAACAAAGATGAGGTGATAAATGGGGTTTATTATCACAAAATTGCCTGTGATCAAAATGGAGGAATCGTTGAGCAGATGAACCATATGTGTGATGGTATGTACTGCCGGTTCCTCGAAGTGAGAGAAAGTGCAGGGGAATTTGATGTTCTCCACGGTCACGACTGGCACCCTGTAAATGTGCTTTGCAGGATAAAAACCCAGTTCGGACTGCCCTTTGTGATGACCTTCCACAGTACGGAATGGGGGCGTAATGGAAATCGCCATGGAGACTGGTGGGAGGCAAAGGAAATCTCACACAGAGAATGGCTTGGAGGCTATGAATCTTCGGAGATTATCATAACCTCGACCATATTGAGAGAAGAAATCAAGCATATCTACAAAATTCCCGATTACAAGCTCTGGGAAGTTCCCAATGGCATAAACGTGGGAAAAATAAAAAGACAAATCGACCCCGGAGATGTGAAAAGGCACTATGGTATCCATCCATGTCTTCCAGTGGTGCTTTTCACGGGAAGGATGTCCTATCAGAAAGGGCCTGACCTTCTGGTGGAAGCTGCTGCTAAAGTACTGAAGAAAAGGAATGCCCAATTTGTGCTTATCGGTGAAGGAGAAATGCGCTCTCAGTGTGAAAATCAGGCTAATAGGCTTGGCATTGGAAATTCATGCAATTTCCTTGGGTACGCTCCGGATAATACTGTAATAGACTGGTTCAATGCCTGCGACCTTGTGTGCGTTCCCAGCCGGAATGAGCCCTTCGGAATTGTGGTGCTTGAAGCCTGGGACGCAATGAAACCGGTAGTTGCAAGCGATGCAGTTGCCCTCGTAGAAAATTTCAGGACAGGCGTTATCGCACATAAAGAGCCCTCTTCTATTGCCTGGGGACTTAATTATGTACTTGAAGGGCTTGGCCACAATAGAATGGGAGAAAAAGGTTATGATCTTCTTAAAAAGCGGTATAACTGGAAAACCATAGCTGAAAAAACTCTCGAAGTATACAAAAAAGTAATCGAAAAACATGAGACTGAGGCAGAAAAAGTCATTTGA